In Mercenaria mercenaria strain notata chromosome 13, MADL_Memer_1, whole genome shotgun sequence, a single window of DNA contains:
- the LOC123530549 gene encoding uncharacterized protein LOC123530549, with amino-acid sequence MREWTRYTFFGLMSLVALLGISGNTLIISVLFKLRNKTSTDFYVLSMSVMDLISSSVSTTCYILRYEPNTWELLASSWFCRLHIFTIYLTNISTTSLLAATAYDRHNRTVNTLAQQPLDASTKAKRICVGILSSSFIYSLFFLLTTTLDSTTLKCSGMKGYSTMTAIFSSVLALVFVLMFVIVIVCYTRVAVMLRRHHRRIQRMKLKTNPMTIKTTREVPTLSGDNNMPQASTFGRKILATYTAVTKLQNEQIQFNEQDNAIVQSVAVKDNDSRGQTATNLHITPSCSKSIENNEVSLPGKIIRDEKPLPKHTAIDRDRRLMNRTTMMMFLITLVYIGTWIIFWSATAYKAATASPSLGLLFLSEKIYLINGMTNPIFYILMSSKFRQMAKDMICKP; translated from the coding sequence ATGCGTGAATGGACTAGATATACGTTCTTTGGTTTAATGAGTCTGGTAGCACTTCTTGGAATCTCAGGAAATACTCTCataatatcagttttattcaagttACGCAACAAGACAAGCACGGACTTCTACGTTCTTTCAATGTCTGTCATGGACCTAATATCGTCAAGTGTCAGTACTACATGTTACATCCTACGCTACGAGCCAAACACTTGGGAACTTTTGGCATCCAGCTGGTTTTGTCGTCTGCATATTTTCACGATATACCTGACAAACATCTCAACAACCTCACTCTTAGCAGCGACTGCGTATGACCGTCACAACAGAACCGTAAATACATTGGCCCAACAGCCGCTCGATGCATCAACAAAAGCAAAACGAATTTGTGTCGGGATTTTGTCTTCAAGTTTTATCTACAGCTTGTTCTTTCTCTTAACGACAACACTGGATTCGACCACGCTTAAGTGCTCTGGTATGAAGGGCTATAGCACAATGACAGCGATATTCAGTTCAGTCTTGGCGCTTGTTTTTGTACTCATGTTTGTAATTGTTATCGTCTGCTACACAAGGGTCGCGGTTATGCTACGTCGGCATCACAGACGAATTCAGCgaatgaaactgaaaacaaacccTATGACTATAAAAACTACGAGAGAAGTTCCTACGTTAAGTGGTGACAATAATATGCCACAAGCATCGACGTTTGGAAGAAAGATCCTCGCTACGTACACAGCGGTAACAAAGTTGCAGAATGAACAGATACAATTTAATGAACAGGACAACGCCATCGTTCAATCTGTCGCAGTTAAAGACAACGATTCGAGAGGACAAACAGCAACAAATCTACATATTACACCATCTTGCAGTAAATCTATCGAAAATAACGAAGTGTCGTTACCAGGTAAGATCATTCGAGACGAGAAGCCGTTACCAAAACACACTGCCATCGACAGAGACCGGCGATTGATGAATCGCACAACTATGATGATGTTCCTTATTACTTTAGTTTACATTGGTACATGGATAATCTTCTGGTCAGCAACTGCTTACAAAGCAGCTACTGCCTCGCCGTCGCTTGGACTGCTCTTCCTGAGTGAAAAAATTTATTTGATCAACGGCATGACCAACCCAATATTTTACATACTTATGAGCTCTAAATTCAGACAAATGGCAAAAGATATGATTTGTAAACCATAA